In one window of Frigoriglobus tundricola DNA:
- a CDS encoding alpha/beta fold hydrolase, with protein sequence MRTTAFLLMMLATGDVSAQQKPTTGYAPVNGVKMYYEVHGTGAPVVLLHGAFMTITNNWDGWIGELSKTRKVIAIEMQGHGRTADTKRDITYENLADDVAALLKELEIPRADLIGYSMGGTVAMQCAIRHPDKVRKVVVISSVFRRDGMVQEAIDAFPKLTADAFKGSPIEVEYKKLSPTPDDFPKFVKRLLASASSGYDLGADKLKATPAPMFFIHGDADGIRLEHVAEMYRLKGGGAHGDMRARSESRLAILPHTTHVTLMKRMSIIVPMVNDFLDAKHK encoded by the coding sequence GTGCGGACGACTGCTTTCCTTTTGATGATGCTCGCGACGGGCGACGTCTCGGCGCAGCAAAAACCGACGACGGGCTACGCCCCGGTCAACGGAGTCAAAATGTACTACGAGGTTCATGGCACCGGCGCACCCGTGGTGCTGCTCCACGGCGCGTTCATGACCATCACCAACAACTGGGACGGGTGGATCGGCGAGCTGTCCAAAACGCGCAAGGTGATTGCCATCGAAATGCAGGGCCACGGGCGCACGGCGGACACCAAACGTGACATCACCTACGAGAACCTCGCCGACGACGTGGCGGCGCTGCTCAAGGAGCTCGAGATCCCGCGGGCGGACCTCATCGGCTACAGCATGGGCGGCACCGTGGCGATGCAGTGCGCGATCCGCCATCCGGACAAGGTGCGAAAGGTGGTCGTCATTTCGTCCGTGTTCCGACGAGACGGCATGGTCCAGGAAGCGATCGACGCGTTCCCGAAACTCACGGCGGACGCCTTCAAAGGCTCCCCCATTGAGGTCGAATACAAGAAGCTGAGCCCGACGCCGGACGACTTCCCGAAGTTCGTCAAGCGGCTCCTTGCCTCGGCTTCGAGCGGGTACGACCTCGGCGCTGACAAGCTCAAGGCCACCCCGGCGCCGATGTTCTTCATCCACGGCGACGCCGATGGCATACGGCTCGAACACGTTGCGGAAATGTACCGCCTGAAAGGTGGCGGGGCTCACGGCGACATGAGGGCACGCTCGGAATCGCGACTGGCCATATTGCCCCACACCACGCACGTCACGCTGATGAAACGCATGTCCATCATCGTCCCGATGGTGAATGACTTTCTCGACGCCAAGCATAAATGA